DNA sequence from the Agromyces aureus genome:
CGGCTCGTGGTCGAGGCCGAGGACTTCGAGCAGGCGCTCGCCTTCTACCGCGACGTGCTCGGCATGTCCGAGCAGGAGGCGTACGACGGCGACGAGGGAGCCCGGGTCGTGATCCTCGACGCCGGCCGCGCAACGCTCGAACTGTCGAATCCGGCGCAGGTGCGGTTCATCGATCGCGTCGAGGCCGAGGGGCAGCGGAGCGACCGGCTGCGCGTCGCGCTCGAGGTCGACGACAGCGCGGCGACGACCACCGAGCTCATCGAGGCCGGTGCCGAGCTGATCGCCGAGCCCCGCGAGACGCCGTGGCGTTCGGTGAACGCGCGCCTGCGCGGGCCGGCCGGGCTGCAGTTGACGATCTTCCAGGAGCTCGACGACTGATCGCGGGGCCTCCGGTCGCTATCGTCGGGCGTCGGTCGCCCAGATCGCCAGCTCGACGCGATTGCGGGCGCCGATCTTGGCCATGATGCTCGCGATGTGCGTCTTCACCGTG
Encoded proteins:
- a CDS encoding VOC family protein; this encodes MATEDVNENPSGASRAPGVRQLRLVVEAEDFEQALAFYRDVLGMSEQEAYDGDEGARVVILDAGRATLELSNPAQVRFIDRVEAEGQRSDRLRVALEVDDSAATTTELIEAGAELIAEPRETPWRSVNARLRGPAGLQLTIFQELDD